Below is a window of Candidatus Baltobacteraceae bacterium DNA.
ACAGAACACGCTCACACCGACGAGCGCCGCAACCGTAAACAGGTCTTCGAGAATGTTCAGCGCGACCGGCGTCCACAGCGGTTCGGGCCACCCGTAGCTTATCGAGAGGATCGAGGGCCGGTGTTCCTCGCCGAAGAGCGCCTCGCGAATTGCATCGAGAAGACCGCGTTCCGAGTTGGGCGCTTCATAGGCGACGATCGTCGCGCCCGGTGCCAACGAACCGATGATCTGCACGTCGAGCGCCGCTTCGAGATCTTTTGCGGTTGCGGCTTCGTGTGAAACGACGGTGCGGTCGACGCGCTTTACGATCGGATGCGCGACCGCAAGTCCCTGCGCGCTCATGCATCGATCGAAATCGTCGGGCTTGCAGACGCCGTCTAGTTGCACCACACCGATCGTCTGCCCACGACCGTCGCACTCGGGAAAACGATACCGAGCCACGACGTCGCGCGCCAACAGCGGTGTCGCATGGCGCTGCAGCGCCTCAAGCTTGCGCGATCGCGGCCACTGATGCAGCCCGAAGACTCCGCGGACAACGGCGGCTAGCTCCGCCGGCAGATGCAACGCATCGGAGCGATGGCGGAAGCGACGGCCGCCGCCGTCCTCGAAGACGGCGACCGTCGCACCGAATGCGCTCACGAGCCGCTCGATCGGGCCGCGGACTACGACCGATCTCCAACGCGTATCGACGATGCTCAAACCGAAGCGCTCGCAATAGCGCCGCAGCAATTC
It encodes the following:
- a CDS encoding S53 family peptidase gives rise to the protein ELLRRYCERFGLSIVDTRWRSVVVRGPIERLVSAFGATVAVFEDGGGRRFRHRSDALHLPAELAAVVRGVFGLHQWPRSRKLEALQRHATPLLARDVVARYRFPECDGRGQTIGVVQLDGVCKPDDFDRCMSAQGLAVAHPIVKRVDRTVVSHEAATAKDLEAALDVQIIGSLAPGATIVAYEAPNSERGLLDAIREALFGEEHRPSILSISYGWPEPLWTPVALNILEDLFTVAALVGVSVFCSSGDNGAELDYDGKPHVVAPASTPFAIACGATIIAQPGDCGEQAWEKTGGGFSARFDVPEWQDVAGTSASLFGVSAGRGVPDVAAQQGPGYYVVMDGVELAMGGTSAVAPMWAALTARINQQLGVAAGCFLPILYEKRGERLFGEIVSGGNGRFEAGADWNPCTGLGVPNGIAIESALREPSPPGP